One region of Nothobranchius furzeri strain GRZ-AD chromosome 16, NfurGRZ-RIMD1, whole genome shotgun sequence genomic DNA includes:
- the neurl2 gene encoding neuralized-like protein 2 encodes MEPISDQFMEFHPIHGANVRLDPTGTQATRVESFANGVCFSQRPLKPGEIFLIEIEEKELGWCGHLRMGLTSRDPRSLEVVPEYSIPDLTEPGDSWVFAITRSHNKVIEEVEVPEGGEGGHRLERGEAGRRGDEGNNLKPKTFFTDTHLYIDNVQIPRDKLVGRSRPGRYSHILDDLYKTNTLPPTARRSRIGVLYVPKSGDVGDMHIVINGEDMGASAKGIPTTQPLYAVVDVFAATKCVRIVQVEYGFSALQTLCRKAVQKHVVHRMAIDWLELPEALKHYCKFE; translated from the exons ATGGAGCCGATTTCTGACCAGTTCATGGAATTCCATCCTATCCACGGTGCTAACGTCAGGTTGGACCCCACAGGCACCCAGGCCACCCGAGTAGAGAGCTTTGCTAATGGAGTTTGTTTCAGCCAACGTCCTCTGAAGCCTGGAGAGATTTTTCTCATAGAGATTGAGGAAAAGGAGCTTGGGTGGTGCGGACACCTCCGGATGGGCCTCACCAGCAGGGATCCCAGGAGCTTAGAGGTGGTGCCTGAATACTCCATCCCAGACTTGACAGAACCAGGAGACAGTTGGGTGTTTGCCATTACTCGCAGTCATAATAAGGTTATCGAGGAGGTTGAGGTCCCAGAAGGTGGAGAAGGAGGTCACAGACTTGAACGGGGAGAGGCTGGTAGAAGGGGAGATGAAGGAAACAACTTGAAACCAAAAACTTTCTTCACAGACACTCACTTGTACATTGACAATGTACAAATCCCCAGGGATAAGCTGGTGGGCCGGAGTCGGCCTGGACGCTACAGCCACATCTTGGATGACCTGTATAAGACCAACACCCTGCCTCCTACTGCCAGACGCAGCAGAATAGGAGTTCTGTACGTGCCTAAAAGTGGAGATGTGGGTGATATGCACATTGTAATCAATGGAGAAGACATGGGAGCTTCTGCAAAGGGAATACCCACCACACAGCCTCTGTATGCTGTGGTGGATGTTTTTGCTGCCACTAAGTGTGTCCGAATTGTCCAGGTGGAGTATGGCT TTTCAGCCCTGCAGACGCTGTGCAGGAAGGCCGTTCAGAAGCATGTTGTCCACAGGATGGCCATCGACTGGCTTGAGCTGCCTGAGGCTCTTAAACACTACTGCAAGTTTGAGTAA
- the LOC107388142 gene encoding uncharacterized protein, with protein sequence MLDSNNILTMPPRARETKVEVSDDPDPWDAEDLKPVLVTVVSEVDSEASSASQPGPSHKKRRKTAGVDGDKQYPWRNVHQETLAEFWLNHPIFYDKTQQHFKNKAMKLQLMQDLIEEHREEWEKIHSPMPTSNQLEAHLRNMRTRFVKLMKRKAFSPEVRWSYTDQKIYERYQFLCPHIRCSRTNAAYNFQGMQPVGEMEDDEDDDDDDQSEQGSQQPSTSHSQHKGKGKRKKPPNSPPLSPVQDIQDMSELEIFQQAKNLISNIRAPSLSQHERKVRDFCRYLESELLQIPESLWDDCSFTVMNTIRGFKQLDHKLM encoded by the exons ATGTTGGACTCGAACAACATTTTGACCATGCCCCCGAGAGCACGGGAGACCAAGGTGGAGGTTTCCGATGACCCGGACCCGTGGGACGCCGAGGACTTGAAGCCGGTCTTGGTAACTGTTGTGTCGGAGGTGGACTCGGAGGCCTCCTCGGCCTCTCAGCCAGGTCCATCCCACAAAAAACGCAGGAAGACCGCTGGGGTGGATGGGGACAAACAGTACCCCTGGAGGAATGTCCACCAGGAAACGCTGGCGGAATTCTGGCTGAATCATCCGATTTTCTATGACAAAACGCAGCAGCACTTTAAAAACAAAGCCATGAAGCTCCAGCTGATGCAGGATCTGATCGAGGAGCACCGGGAGGAGTGGGAGAAGATCCACAGCCCCATGCCCACTA GTAATCAACTTGAAGCACATTTGCGTAACATGCGGACCAGATTTGTAAAGCTGATGAAACGCAAGGCGTTCTCCCCGGAGGTGAGATGGTCCTACACGGATCAGAAGATCTACGAGCGATACCAGTTTCTCTGTCCGCATATCCgatgcagcaggaccaacgcagcctACAAT TTTCAGGGTATGCAGCCTGTGGGTGAGATGGAAGATGACGAGGACGATGATGACGACGACCAGAGTGAGCAGGGGAGTCAGCAGCCCTCCACCTCCCACAGCCAGCACAAAGGGAAGGGAAAGAGGAAGAAACCGCCAAATTCCCCTCCACTCTCCCCTGTACAGGACATCCAGGACATGTCTGAGCTCGAG ATATTCCAGCAGGCCAAGAACCTGATCTCAAACATCAGGGCCCCATCGTTAAGTCAGCACGAGAGGAAAGTCAGAGACTTTTGCAGGTATCTGGAGTCCGAGCTGCTTCAGATACCTGAATCTTTATGGGATGATTGCAGTTTCACCGTCATGAACACGATCAGAGGCTTCAAGCAACTGGATCACAAGCTGATGTGA